One Phyllopteryx taeniolatus isolate TA_2022b chromosome 12, UOR_Ptae_1.2, whole genome shotgun sequence genomic window, TTTCCGTCTTTGCACACACAATTGTcttcaaatataataataataaaaataataatataatataatgtattatCTGAATTCCCTTGACAGGGTCTTTGAAGAATGTTTTGCAAGTTGACTCCATTTTCTTCTCGCTGTGCCTCGCCTCGGTCTCACACACCACCAAAGGGGGAGTAGATTGACTTTATTCGAGTTTGATTCTAATTTGTACGCGTGAGTTATGGTTAATTAAAAGATGACCTGTACACTCCGGAACTGAAGGCTTCCATTTCTGTTGCTGGCAAATTAGGTTCCAAATTCAAACACGGATCTTTGAGATCCTTGAAGTGTCGAAAGAATCTCGAGCCGCTAAAACCACACCTGTTCAGTGACACTGCAGCGCTTACCGCATCCTTCTCAGGATTGCACACTTTGACCCAGAGAATGTGGTCCAGCAGCCAGTCGATCGGCTTCTCCTTGTAAAACATGAAGATGAACTCGACAATGAGATTCAGGTCCGGGGCCTTGAACATCTTTCCTGCAAGAGAGCACACAGCAAAGTATGAATGAGTCTCGTGGCTTTGGCACAGATGCTCATTAGCAACCGGCATTTGAGTCGGATTAACAAGACTTTGGGGACTTGTTGCGACACTGTAAACATGAGAACACAAAAAGGTAGGACAAGAAATTCTCTCCCCCAGTTTAAAGTACAACGCGAGTCTAGCACGTGTTGAAAGAATCCTACCGATGAAGCCCAGCTGAGAAAACTCCAGGACCATCCAGTCCTCGGACGAAAGCTGGAGGGCAAAGTTCTTCATGGTGGCAAAGTAGTTGGGCTTGGCCACGATGTCGTCCTCCAACTGAGGGAACAGAAGCGCACGGCAGTGAAACTACCGGGACGGTTGGGAATTACGATGCTCACAGAGGGTTGCGCTGTTTCTAACCGAGCAATGAAAACACAGCGGCGCTACTGCACACCAAACTAGAGCGGGTGGAAATACCTCTTCCCTCCAGCTGAGAGCAAAGAATGGAAATGACACAGCGCGTGCATTAGATGGGAGATTAACAGCAAGTATGCATGGTAGTCGTTGGTCAAGAAAATTGTCCGgaaaaatatcacacaaaaCGAACGACATTCATGCCATCGCAAATGTCAGTTCAGCGAGCGTCCAAAGATTAAACCTGTGCAAgtcttttgccttttttttttttttttcaaaaatgtctttgtgacacaagaagaagaatatacacTGGAAGTTCCATGAAGGAAGCAGACTGACATTAATAGGAGAAAGTATGCGCGGGGTTGACCATTAATAGCTAAGGGATGAATGCGGATGGAGCGGTGGTGCTAATGCTAGCACCAGGTGCAACGGATTGTGTTCAGCCTTagcggttccactgtattggtgacatatatattattattatttaaaaaaaaaataataataataaatatattatatatatatataaaataaaaataaaaaaatcatcaggGCACCAAAAAGACAGATGAGTGTAGCAGAAGTCCATGAGGATTAAGCAAACCAGGCGAGGTCTTAACGAGCGGAAAGAGACGCTGACGAATTGCAACAAATATGCATTTGCTTTGTGGCTGCCTTGGTTAGAATTGGGAAAGCACCAGTTACCATATTTCGGGGCTTACCTGAACATAATAAACTCCTTTGCTCACTGCATACATCATGAGGAAGGAATAGTCCAGGTTCTGCTTTGTCCGCCATCTAAAtaacaccaaaaaaaagcatCGACGTTAGTTTCTGTAATTTAAAAGTGCCCTAGCGGCTACATGCAGAGAGAGACGAttggttgttgctgctgctcgAATAGACTACCAGGTCCAATTAGTGTTTCCCCCTGAAACTGCAGCGGGTTTATTCAATACTATTCAGTCGGATGCAGACATGCACAAAACCACATCGATCTAAAGAATATCGACATGCCACACGAGACACACGGCTTACGTTACCCTGCAAGCtgatgcaaacaaacacaaacaagatTTGTCTCTTGGTTGGGGTCTATTATGATCCGGCTACACACGAACCGCAGCCATGAACAGGTTTGTATGAAGCCGCTCGACCGCAAAAGCTTGCGAGGGCGAGGGAGCGCTTCGGGAGCAAGAAGCGGTACTGATGACCTTGGTTTGACTTTGACAAATGATTGTAGAATACTAAGCAGCTGACTAAAAGCTCTCGCCCGCTTGCTCCCTCCCACTGACTCATCCTTCTGGTTCTGCATCACATCTCCCCCACTGTGCCTCCCGGGccatcattttcttcttctcactTTGCTTAACAAGGCAAAGAAAGGAAGGTGGCGCCGATGCTTCACTGGCTTACCTGACTCGGTCTTTGGAGTCCCCAAATGTCTCTTTAAGGTTGCTGAGGTCTGGGTAAAAGGTGGCGGGAGGTGAAATGACCTCCAGCAAACCGGAATTGAGCTCTGTCGAGAACCTGAAGAAAATTATAACATCGGTGAAGACAGGAAGCTAACCGACATTCCTATCGTAAGGTGTTCTTACTCCTTCTGCAGGCCGGAAACCACACTCTGAACGTATTCTACATCGGTCTGGGGGAGAAAGCAGGGCGACCTTTGAGCGTCAGGCAACTTTTGGCATCATGTGACGATTGCCGCCCGGTACCGGCCGACCTCTCACCTCCCCAACGAAGACGATAATGACGCAGTCGAGTTTCTCCTCCGAAGACAGTTTGTCGATGAGCGAATGGAGCGTCTCCGCCAGATATGACTTCACCTTCCGCTTCACCGTGGGGATCCCCATCACCATGGTGACTGGCCAGAGGCGTaccggggggggggaaaaaaacacgttTCAATCAAATGGATAGAAATAGCAAATGGTCGTTGGTAGACATTTAAAAGATTAGTTTGGCTGCAATCCACGACATGGACAGATGGCGACAGAAGGAAGGGAACAGTGGACGTACACCACTGTGATGCTCATACAGAGGCACCTTAAAAACATCAGGtttgggattttaaaaaaaaataaaacatttgacagaATTTAGGCTGAAGCGGGAGAGTAACGCAACTTGGCGTCAGGTCAACAACGACGATGCAAAGAGCTGCTGAATTCATTCATGAGCTTCTGCTAGGAGTGCAAGGGTTTGGCTGAAGGACAGAATGTTGCTCAAACCAATTTCTTTCCTGTAATTTGTGAATAAATCAAATTTCATCAGGTTTTctcaaaacagcatttaaaaaaaaacaaaaacaaaaaaacaagctacTACAAGCAAGCGTACTACTAAAAGGAAACAGAGGAGACAGGAAGACATCAAAGAGAGTGCAAGGCTGCTTTCATGtggtttgttcttttttgatataaaaacaaaaaaaatcccccccaaaactcCCATCAGACTCAAAACGCAACAGAAAGAGATCGTCATGATTCATTCGCTTCACTGATGGTTAAGTAATTGTCAAGGTCACATTGTTCGCGTGGCAAAGCAggccaaagaaagaaaattgatTCTGCAACTTGAATCAATGTCACTAGGCATTGTTTACAGTGCTTATTCAGTGCTTATTTTTAACACCGCAACACGAGGTGTTGGCGAGGGTCTTTGGCCCCACTACGGTTAACTTACAAGGGATCCATTTTTCTTTTGGCGGTTAATGTGTGATCGTTCCGAGCATGCTGATCATTAGGCTGACGGAACATGCTGCGGCAAGGCCAAACTTGATGGTCTTCACGACTGTTCCCCGCACTCCGAGGGGGATGCAACAGAAGACAAACCGCTAACACACTTGCTGTAATAGTCAGAACAAGCAATACAGTATCTTTAAACTCAACACCACTTTACCCTCCTCACGtcctactgtagtatctgtgacttgtGAGTGTGTACGGCTTTCAAAGGCGGGGCTTGACCCGGTGAGTGATGTGGGAGTCCGCCAATGAGACTGTCGAGTTGGCTGACCGAAAAGCGGCTCGCCCGTTAGCCAGCGTGCGTGACTTCGTTCGTTCAATAAAGCAGTTGAAAGTGCACCAGCAGCTGTGtttatccttgaccacttgtgggGGGGACACTACAATATGTTCTAACGCTCGATGGTAGCTAGATTACATTAGCTGCCGCTATATTAAATTGGTATATTATATGAAGCTATATTCTATAGCTAATAGCTCTATTAAATTTTCTCTGTAAAGATTACTCAAGCATACACTGGTCTGAAAGCAAATACTATAAATACTACATGCTGCAaccttttccccccccatcTTTAACTAATGCAGTTTAACCAATAATGCAGattatttgcacattttcccGATTGCAGGAGCGTCACATTCTCATTTATTCTTAGGCTTCTCTTTAAATCATGTTTACTGTGTTGACTGTTTActgttcattcattttttcaCTCCATATTGAAGCGTTAACTGTTCACCTCTTAAATCCAATCTGCACacattgaagcatttagatTGAAGTTCAGATTTGTTCTAAGGAAGCCCACAACCTCATCAAGCCAAAAACATGACGCACCTTGTTTTTCTTGATCCATGTGCTCATCTTCAtgttcatgcaaagttcttttGTCTTACTACTTGAAATTGCAATTAACTAAATGCAAAGTACGGAGACGCGAAGCATTCCTGCGCAATTTCCGAAATGATGTCAGAGACCGGGAACACTCGGCTACACTGGGCGTGTCATCATGCCCACTGGAGACAGCGATGAGGGGCCTCGCAAGGGGTATGAAAACATACTTgaggtgcagcagcagcagcgaggcGCACGCGCTGGGCTTGAGAAAAGGGGGTCGGCAATCTGCGGAGCGTGGAGAATCTGTCCCAGTTTCGCTTTGTGTTTCTCACGACGAATAGCGACACCCAccagcattaaaaacaaaaaaaactaggtCAAAGATGAAAGGGAGAGCGTGGGAGGCAGGAAAAGAGAGTCTGACAGCATGCGGGTCGGTGGGAGACAGTGAATGAGTGATAATGCATGCAAGTGCAACGTGTGCAGGTCTAACCCCCTGCACCCCCCCCCTGCACATCCCTTGCTGTTCGCTGCTCATTCAAAATGGTAGTTCAGCAAATCTCTGAGGAGTTTTGTTGGACCGCATTCAGAGATTTTTTTCCGTTCGATACGAAAGAATCTTCGCAGTCGGTTCCAATGATTCACTTTTTGCACGGACACGCGGTAAAAATAGAAACAATGTTTCAATCAGGGTGGAATGTGTTGCTCAGGGGAAGAGAGGTGCGCATCTAAACTACGTTTTGACGACGGCAACAAAAGCTATTTTCAGCTGTTCGTATGTGTTTGCGTATGTGCATTTTGACACGTGCATCTATTGCATGACCTCAGCCAATGTCACTGAAAGTTTCTTTGGCCTTTTGTGTCTTtcatgtgcaatatattttggATAATGCCATACTTGGCACAGCACAGGCGCACGTAACCTATCACACCTAACTAAGAGATACACGAACTTTTCTACTGTAGTGTGAAACTAGCAGCGCGAACGCCGGACGGCGCAGCAAAGGGGGGAGACCTCTTTTGTCCTATAGCCTGATTGGTTCCGTCTGCGGTCTACGTGTATTAAAGATGGACCAATGGGCCGCCCGGGCTCGCCCGCGCTACCTTTCAGGAAGAAGTTGGGCTAATTTCATACTTTCATCCGATTGGTTCAATTGACTGTCTATGTTGAAGATGCACCAATGGGGCGCCCCTCTAAATTGCAGGCTGGTccctttgggggaaaaaaggaagcgTCAGGTGTGCGTTGATGTAATACTATACAGAATGTAGTGCATTGCAGTACGCCTCCAGCTTGAGGCCACCAGATCTGAACATTAGCATGCGTGTACATGTACATACATGCAGAGGCCTGCACTGCAAAGTTCAGCCAGTTTGGCCTGTTTTGCGacgtgtctttaaaaaaaaaaaaaaaataaaataaataaataaaaaaaaggcaggGCAGACATGcttcaaaaaaagattttctgttAAATAATTCTACAGCAGAAGGAGTCAATGAGAATATGAAGCGCAAACTGAACAGTGATGCTTTTTGTGTTGTTGAGTGTTCTACTTAAGTATTGGCATGGGGGGTGACATTTATTTTCTGCATAAAAAAAGCTCTCCTCTCTACTTTTTACTACTATTTCTTTTTCGTTCGATTCAACTAGACCACTTCATGTGGGATGTGGTAGATAAAACAAATTGACTGCGCTATCAAAGCCAGGAAGTTGGCTGCATAGCTTGCGAACGACGACTCACGTACATCGATGATGATTATCTACAGTGTGTAAACATTCCTCCGGGGGGCCTCAATACGACGCCGAGTCCAGAGGATATTTACAAGGAAGCGAAGGCACGACTCTTGTAAATTGCGTCGGCTAGCCCGGGCCAGTCCTCACCTCCGGTGCGTCCGAGGCCGACTTGCACGGCGGGCTGGAGGCTGCCCTCGTTGTTGAGCAGGTGAGGCAGGTGGTGGTAGATGTTTGGTACGTGGAGAGGTTTTCTGTTGGCCAGCTCCTTCAAAAGTTTCTGGGTCTCATCTAAATACACGAGAACAAGAAACACAGTAAGGTCAACTAGCAAGGGCTGAGTGTAGACGACCACAGTTTAAAAATGATCCTCCGTTTTTGCAATTGACATGATCAacaatgagagcatttcaatGATGAATGTCCGACAATGTTAAGCGCACCAATGAAGGATTGTTATCTATTTTTTCACCTTTAAATAGCAACGACTAGAACACCCGACTCCCTTTTGTTCGATGTTCTAAGTAGAGCAGTCGCTTACCTGAGAAGGTGGTGAGGGTATCTTTGCTGTTATTGGTTTCGGCAATGGCACGCCGAAACTGCTCAAGGATGTTGTTGAGCTCCGACGAGCGCTGCAGCGTCCTGTGCTCGGCCACACGAAGGCGCTCTTTCAAGGCGTGGAACTCCCGCTGGTATGCTACCAGTTTCTCTGCGAGGAGGAACAGAAAGTACAGCAGTCATTGAAACCCGTTTGAAACAGATGCTGTCCAACAACAATTGACCAAGATAGATCGGGATTTTCcgtttgtcatgaacatggttagggcgacggcgaggaacgcaaggcaagaacatggtggacccaattgcagggaagcagggaggcaaggcaggagtgcgggaatctcaaaataataatatttaatcacaatgataaaacaactggcgactatgacatggcaagacatgtgacaacgacaatgaaccgaaagaacccagggaaccctggacaagacacgagtggctggagagagctgattggtcgacacaaaatagacgagaacaggtggacacaacaacctaatgagcacacgacaaacatggaacacaggaaaacatggaacaaaactaaacacaacccaaacccaaaacacagaccatgacaccgTTAGCCACGCCCACATGGAACTTGTTATGTGCAAAGGCCACCTGTGGCTTGCTCGCTTCCTTGTTCTAAATCATtggcaagaaaaaaatcataaaggagttctaaaaaataaatacaacaaaggaGGTTAAAATAAAGGTGCTGGAGCTCAGACAACAAAGAACCGTGCTTAATATTTCATTATATATCAAGTAATTGATACCAGCGCAAATGGTTTAAAGTTGCCACTGTAGATTCAAATGTAGTTGTATCAGTCAAATCATGATGGACATGCATTCCAAATTCCATACTGCTCAGTGCTATTGGCTTCAGGGGATGAATTCCCCCAAAATGTGAGTTGGACCATTGTAAACACACAGTTGTTTTCAAATCGGACACAGACTTTCTTGTTAGCGTGCCTATTGCCTAAACATTTAAACCTGTAAAAAGATAATACTTCGCTAACTTGTGCTAAAAGCTCTCCAATAACTGTCAatggtgtgtttttatgaaatacgTTGCGGTTGTCATCTGACGGCCATGCTTGCTAACATCTACTCCTGTCAAAGTAGCCATACAGAGGGACGACTGTAATCGGGGACTCACGAGGATAGTCCGTTTGGAGGTGTTAGTGAGGCTTTCTTGAGGTTCTGTAGTCATAATGTCGCCTCATATGATTCACGGCTGCAGGCGTTTCGGGGGAGCTCGTCAATAAAACAATGACGACTGGACTCCCCTTTATCTCTGCCGTTCTGTCTGACTGAGCGATTGTCTGTCCACGCTCAACCCGTTCGAAACAGATGCTGTCATTCGGGCC contains:
- the mgat4a gene encoding alpha-1,3-mannosyl-glycoprotein 4-beta-N-acetylglucosaminyltransferase A yields the protein MRLRNGTVATAIIFFTSFLSLSWYTAWQNGKEKLVAYQREFHALKERLRVAEHRTLQRSSELNNILEQFRRAIAETNNSKDTLTTFSDETQKLLKELANRKPLHVPNIYHHLPHLLNNEGSLQPAVQVGLGRTGVTMVMGIPTVKRKVKSYLAETLHSLIDKLSSEEKLDCVIIVFVGETDVEYVQSVVSGLQKEFSTELNSGLLEVISPPATFYPDLSNLKETFGDSKDRVRWRTKQNLDYSFLMMYAVSKGVYYVQLEDDIVAKPNYFATMKNFALQLSSEDWMVLEFSQLGFIGKMFKAPDLNLIVEFIFMFYKEKPIDWLLDHILWVKVCNPEKDAKHCERQKSSLRVRFRPSLFQHVGLHSSLAGKIQKLTDKDFLKPLLHKIHVNPPAEVSTSMKVYQGHTLEKTYLGEDFFWAITPTAGDYILLKFDRPISIERFLFRSGNQEHLGDKMQNTTVEILPVSEPGLQTKEKYKRTEDRFYRIGQFEKGVAEGAVDPSFNPILALRLSVLKNSAVWAIISEMHIKRIAG